The genomic segment ATGCTTCTGAGCATAACCGACCAAAGCGTTCAAATAACcaaaaactaaaccaaagcAATCGGACGTATCCATCATGTCCAATGCTACATGTCATAACAACATGACAAATTTATTTCATCATATTTTACTGATTGGAAATGTTGGACAGagcatcattaaaaacaaacagaaaatgaataaaGTCCAACTGAAATAAATATCTTTCTGCAGCACACGGATCAGTTCTGGAAACTCCAAGAGAAGCTTTCTGGATTGACGGCCGTTGGATGTttacatagactgtatataaagatgGCGGATGCTCCTCCTTCCTATTATACAAAAGTAAAAAGCCAAAGCGGCTGCATAACAGTGACAGGGGAGCCGGTTCTCCTGCATGAGTTATATATGAGGGCACAACCTTTGAACTTCATGTAGCTGGCAACAGATATTTGGACGCTCGCTGTACTCTTGTGATTTTAAAGAAAACTGATTTGTAACCAAGTTATTCAGTTTGACACACGTCAGATATTTTGACTAGATTGGTTGTGCTCTTAGCTTGGTATCAAGATCTGAACTGGGTGCAGGGTTAGCGTGCCCACTGCAAAGACTAACAAACCACCGGCACAAGATGTCCGCACTGATTTCCACGTGATGACATCCTCAACCTGACAACTTTTCCCAAACCCACACTTTAAGACTGAACGGACATCGTCGCTTGAGAAAATCGGATTTCTTATTATCTTCCttattaaagcttttttttaaatattcagtCACACTGTATTTAATTCTTGATGCTGCACTTAAATCTTGCATGGTTCTGTTATCATTTACACACCATCTGTTTTAATAAATCACTGGGTGTAGAAGAGTTTTTAGAAGGCGTGTATGATATgtttttgtaaagcactttgtaaaaaaatacttttctaaatgtaactaagcaaactaaataaatgtgcatcggtggaaaaaaaaataaccatCTGGACTTTATGAAGCCTCAACGTACGGAAGCTCTTTTGTGCCagtaacagaaaaaacaaagacaaggaGTTAAAAACTTTCACTTACAAAAAAAAGCCTTCTGTGTCAGACTTTGACCTGTAACTTTGTTTGGTTGATGTAAACAGCCTTACAAACAAATGTGACAACAAATATTGCTGGACAGGAAGTTTACTGCGACTGCGCTTGACATCCAGTGACCTCATGCTCTGATTTCACTACGTCATTAATTAGTCTCCAGTGGCACAGGCCTGCAGGCTCGTCGGTTAAGGAGGAATGAGTATTCCCCAACTGGTTGGCGAGTGCTTGTTGGTGGGTGACTGCTGTCCCTCGGTGAAGTTAATCACAAAGAGTGCTGCACTGAAAACTACCCTGTCATTTCTTTGGCTGCTAGAAGATTGCCATGGTCACCTGTAGTTTATATAGAAGACtagtctgcaaacactcactaACTAATCGTTTTGCAGTGAAACTATCAGGTTTCCGGTTGACCTGAAACGGAGAACGTCAGCCGTCAGAGTAAAAGTTGTGCATTTCATTGaaaaaacttttactttgaagtttcTCTTGGTATCTCGGGTTTGCGTCACACTCCTGATAGTTTTACTATCACTCAGTGGTTTGTTGGGGAGCGTTTGCAACTTGccatttcacaaaaaaaaaactacggGTGACCGCGTTAACTAAAGCAATCACAAGGTTGTCAGTGCAGGATGCAGTTCTCCAACTGCACCACCCCTCACCAACGTTATTCCTGTGAGAGTGGAGGTTGCCAGGTTTACTGATATCATGTAACAGGCTATGACACAAAGTTGGGAACACTACGctacttttttactcttttcttttctctgtcagTAAACATTCAAGCACATCCTGTGAGTTAGCCGGTCagctgtttcattttaaatagcttcaaatcccatgtaaaattagcttGGCAAAATATTCAATTTGGCAAAGAGAAGAGGACACAGAAGCTTCTTTTTCCTGTGATAATTCAACGTCACCTCCTGATTAGAAGACTCGATCCGCATCGAAATAATCTGACAACAAGCTGTAGAAATCCTTCAGATTCTAGTCTGCAAGTTGGAATAACAATAAACTGAACTTTGGCTGCAGAAACATTTCAGCTGGACTttacaaaaacagcagcacagtggGTAAAACAGTACAGTAGATGGCACGTACAATCCAGTGATTCAGACACGTTATAAATGTAATGGCACAAAAAATAAGCTCGTGCCCGTCGCCGCGCTTTTATTTCAAAGCCAACACCTTCATTTCATCACTCACGATTATGTGTCAGCATTGGTCCCAATTGGTAATGACACATCTCATCAATAATTTTCTGTTTCCAAGGGAGGAATAATGGGAGAAAAATGTAGATTTTTCCAACATGACAAGAATGTGTTGTGCAACTCTTTACATGCAAGACAGAAGCAAGCGTGACACTGAAGACGAGCTGTAAGCGTGTTGAAGACGTGCCCAGTGATGCAGCTGGATCgctctctccgtctctctcacacacacacacacacacacacacacacacacagcacatccCTGAAGCCCACAGAAGAAACTTAAATCGTTTGACCAGGACACTATGGATTTCTTTATAAGAGGTCAGAAAatatagaaacaaaaaaaaaactgattctTGTGTAAAGCCATAATCAAAACATTGTAAATGCAAATGTTCACTATCATTGGTTCAGATTtgcactgaagaaaaaaaaaaaaaaattaaatatctcAGTAAATATCAGGAAAGTGATAAGGCTTAAATCTCCAGTTCGACGTGCCTCCCAAATATAGTTCCTAATGTCGGAAGTTTTTCCCCAGGTGCAAAATATCCAAATATCCGTGGAGATCGACTGGCTCACTGTGTGTCTTCTTGAAAAAAGCCCTGATTGTCAGAACAAATTGTAAGAATATGGTTGTTGTTTCCTCGCCTTAAAGCTAGTCCCATCAGTTTCCACTCTCGTCTATTGTCCCCTTCGGCCGTGTCAGAGTCCCGCGTTAAAAATCCGCAGCTGTGCTGTCCTGTTTTGGTTTTCGTCTCTGCGTCCGGTCCTCAGTCACTCTGAGTTGCAGTCGACTGGAGAATTAATGCACAGGAGCCCGGGGATGCTCAAAAGGGCTGTAAAGCTTATATCCACACTCTGTAACGATGCACTCCCCTCCAGCGTCAGTACGCGTCGGAGCTCACGGGGCTGACAGAGCTGCTCTTGACAAGTCTACTTTCTAGATGTTTCTCTGGGCAGTGAGGTACTTGAGAGCTGCAGAGCCATACTTCCTGGACAGATCCTGGTGGAACTCATCCTTCAGGGTGTTCAGACAGTTGCGGTAGCTGGAGCTGGAGCGAAATTTAGAGATGTCGAAGCTGGGAGCGTGGGGCATGTGGATCATGAAAGCATTCGGCAGGACCATCAAGTCATACTcctgaaaagaagaaagagatgATACATGGAGAAGATTATCTCTGGACAGTATGAAAACATGTAGGAGAAGCTGGGCAGGCTTCTGTCCTTTTAAATGGCTTTCAGCCTCCAGTCACAGTTTGGGTAGGTTTATCAAAACAGGATGGGTCGGGTTAAAGAATATTAATTTTACGCTACAGCCACGCGAGGGAAAAGCCAAAAATGATGACCAAAATTATCGTGAGTGTGTACACTGAACTGAACCAGGTCTGCAACAAGAAGGTGATAAAATGGCAATAACCTGGAGTTCATCTGTTATCAGCTTGAAATTTAATGGGGTCAGGCtggcaattacatgcaatcACTTTGTGATAATATGGCAATTAACTGTGATCAATTGgtaaaaaaatgcaaatcttTCCCATTACACGGAAATTCATATTAAATCTCATCTAAACACACATTGCTCCACAATAGTGGCGTTGCTATGGTGAATGGATACGGACAATGCTTCATTTTAGATTTAGGCTCCATACTGCATCATGGTTAGATGGCTGCTGGAACACTGGGATGCATAAACTATACGTTATCTCCTACCCGGAGCATGGTTTTGGTTCTGCTGGAAGTCTTTTTCCTGTCAAAAGAGACTtcctccttcccactgtcaccaagtgcctGCTCATAGGGGCTCACTGGGGTACTCTCTCTAATATGGTAGGGCTGTTgccttattttaaaaaaagcacatgaatgtTGCTGTGAAGCTGCTCAATTATTACTTTACAGTAAAGGTATACAATGATTTGTGTGACACTGAGTAAAACAAGTATCTGAGATCCTACAGCCCAGCCAGACTCCCACATACTGACTGTGGGCTCATGTGACACACAGATTACAACTGCAATTAAATTTAATTACATTATACATTATGCGTATGAGGCACACAGACCAAAGAAGCTTGATGAGAAGGCGATTAATCAGAAATGGAAGAAATGTAAAACGACCATCACTCGCCCCTCTGTCTGGAGCTCCACGTGAGCTCTTGCCTCATGGGCTGAAGATGATCATGAAAAAGATGGTGGCTCAGCCCAAAGCTACATGGGAGGAACGTGTTAATGATCTGAAGTTTGCTGGGAACACAGACACCAAGAACACCACAACTGGTACCCCACAGTGGACTGATATCTAGCAGCGCTTGCAAGGTCCTCCTGTTCCAGGAGGCACATGACTTAGGTTTACCAGTAAAAATCCAAATGATTCAGAAAAGGCTTGGGAGAAAGTTGTGTGGTCATATGAAACCAAAATCAAGTTCTTTAGCATCAACTCGATGTGCCACGTTTGGAGAAAGAGAAAGTCAAGCATGGAAACATTATGCTTTTCTGCTAAGGACGGGACAACTTCACGGCGTGGAGGAGCCAAAGGATGGAGTCAGGTACCATAAAACCCGTGAGGAGATGCTACTTGCCTCAGTCACAACACTCAAGCTGGGTCGTGGCGGGAGCTGAAATCTGAGTTAGCAAGCGATCGGCAAGAAACACGAAAGGATTTACTTAAATCAGTTTATAACTGATTACTATCCCACACCCCACCCTGTCGTTCTTCCCCTGCCTGCCATCTTTGACCAGATTATTGTGTACATGAGCACGTTTACCTGTGCATCCAGCTCCATGATATGGGACACCTTGTTCCAGCCAAAGCCCACAAAGCGCTGGTCGTACTCGGGACATTCTCTTCTCACCACAACGTACGGCTCAAAGTCTGGCTCCCACTCCACTTTATAGGGCGTGGTGGCCGTTCGCCATTTGGCATAGTTGGTAGGCGCGTGACCCTTTGGCCACACATGATACCTGTGACAGGCAGGAAGAAGGAGACATTGCCAGTTAAATAATCCTCCAATCATCATCGACTGATCAGAAAAGTTAATTTTGGGTCGTAATTAGAAACCTGAAGGTGTAGAGAGTCCCCATGTCCAGCATGGAGAGCAGCTCGGCTTTGGATTTGGGGAAGGACAGACGGTAACGAAGGGTCTCGAAAGCTGGAACCACCAGAGCCTTCTTTGTGTGAGCCATGTCCATTTGCACCACAGACTTtctgcagcagcaaacaggaagtgagaggGAGCTAAAGCAGCACGTATCTACCAACAGGCATGACTAAAACCTCGAAAACAGGATTGCAGTCTGAAAGTTCAAAGTAAAACATCCAGAAATACCATGGATAATGAATAACGAATGATTTCTTTGGTTCTTGGTTAGGAAAACTACTCCAAAAGGATTTTATGCAGGACTCATGACTCACGTCTAATGCTGGGCTCAGACTACACAGCACTTTGTGATCAGTGCGTCTCCCATTAGGCCGATATAATCGAGTCAAAAACCCTCGCAATGAATTagcaaagagacagaaaaactaGACCGAATCATGGCAGGAATATCCTGGTGGAAAGGAGGGAAACATTATCTCTTCTTTGTCCAGGTTTAAACATTGGTAGAGCTATGCTACACtagtggtccccaacccccgggccaccgaccgtactggttttatttttatccgcgacaccttaaaggccggtccgtgaaaatattgtcggacataaaccggtccgtggcgcaaaaaaggttggggggCCGCTGTGCTAGACAAAGATTAAACTTGCATCTCAAGTCAAGTGTTTCTGGGTGAACGGGACCGTTCCCTGACAATAAATCCATTTTCACAGTGCCTGTTTCTCTCAGTTTGTCTCTAcgcacagcagagagtcaaggtGTAGGCTCCAGAGTTCAttaatctattttattttagtcaGTGACAAGTGGTAATGGTTTCCAAATTAACAGTTATAACACAACATTTATATGAAACACtcttctaaaaaaacaaaaaaacaagccaTGAAAATGTTTCCTTACAGCAGGACAGTCAGACTTACCTGAGGTAATCATAGAGACCGTACATCGGCAGGAAGTCCACGTCAGTCAGGAACACGTAGGGTGTGTTGGCATTCTTCAGGGCCACGTTCCTCACCAGGTTGACCGGGTAGAACTGGCCCTCCTTGTAGACAATGTGGTAACCCACGTTCTTGCGGTTCTTGAGGACCTCGGAGGCCTGGGCGTAACGCAGGAACTGCTGAGCCTCAGCGTCAGACATGTAGAGAGCTAGGCTGATGGGGCCTTCCCAGTGCTTACAGATGGCCTCCAGCATCTGCAGCCTGTCGGAGGCACACACGGTCATTTCACACATTTTAAAGCACACAGAGCCAAGCCAGGAGACGATTACAGTACACGGGTTCAGTACCTGTCCATGGAAAGCTGGGCCACCAGAGTGATGTCAGTGTTGTCCTCAGTGGGCGTGTAGTCATACTGAAGGAAATACAGGTGAACTCGGTGCACTGTCAGTCGCTCTCGGCGGAAGTCGTAACACTGATCGTCCTCGTCCAGCTCCTCCAGAGCCTTTTGTAGCTGAGCAAAAGTACACACAGTTACAACaattaaaaatcattttcaaTTTCCTTTATCTTCAAacccagcggtccccaacccccgggccaacGACCGGTGCCGGTCTGCGAGTCGTTTGTCGTtaaggctcgggtgtgaaatttatggtttttatcgttattttttaaatcatttttaatcagttttaacATTAAATCGGTTTCCCTTTTTGTTTCTGTCTATCATAGCTCTGTTTCTTTCCCAAACAccctccaaaaaaaacaaaacaaaagaagataaaaacataCTGCAAACAAGATTTGTCCTGCAGATTAATCTCTTAAGAATCTACTGGAAAAAGAGACACGTACACGTGTTTAGCTGACAGGTAACATAATATATATTTAACAAATTAACttcaagttttatttaaaaaatgtcaaaatccTTTTACAGCTGTGGGGCAGAAACCCAAACTGATGACATTTTAGATCACAGGTCAGATACTTTaggccagcggtccccaacccctgggcctcggaccggtaccggtccgtgagtcgtttggtaccgggccgcgagacttgaggctcaggtgtgaaatgtatggttttcagggtttttatcggttttcagcgttattttgttatcgtttttatcgttaactcggttttcctgggtcttttcacgtgtgttatgaataaatcttctttttttcggtaccggcactagttttattttgttgtatttatccgcaacaccttattgccggtccgtgaaaatattgtcgggcataaaccggtccgtggcgcaaaaaaggttggggaccgctgctttagGCAACAGTGGAAACCACAGCGCTGCCCCCGTACAATATTACTCAGCAAAGGCCACAAAGGTAAGTAGAGACAGATCAGCTGACCTCAGCTCGGCACGACCCTGAACTGGACGAGCAGTTAAGAAAACGCGTGGATGTTATTGTTTCCTGCCTGACACAGTCTGAGtgatgttttaattattttcccaTAATGTTAAATGATTACTCTCAGATGTTTGCTACTGTCACAAAtattgcctgtgtgtgtgtgtgtgtgtgtgtgtgtgtgtgtgtgtgtcgctaACCTTGATGCTCTCTGGACTGGCCTGCGTCGGGCAGCCGAACAGTTCCCGTCTCAGCAGGTTTCCATCATACTCCAAGAAGGTCAGGTAGAGGTTCCTGAAGAACTCCACGTGTTTGTTTTTGACGCGGAGCTTCTTAGGAGAGTTCCAGTGGATCACCTGAAACCACAACAAGTTTCTGTTACTCAGCCTGCCGGCTGCCTGTGGCAGTAAACAACCTGATGGTGCGAGCTGGCGTACCTTGAGGTCAGACACCTCGGTGTAGCACTGCTCGGAGCGCGTGTGATCAGACAGCTGAACGTTCCAGAAGCAGGGGAGCTGGTGCACCAGGACTGGGTTCTGCTTTATGAAGGCGTTGAATATGTCCTGCACACAGACAACACACAGCTTTATCAAGAGCCTCGATCCTTTTACCACTATGATTACTTTGTGGACTCTTGTGGACATGCATAGATCAGAGCTGCTGATGTTTGTGATGATGTAAACAGGATCAAATTTGTGAAAGCACCACTCATCGTGGCCTCAGGGTCTCATTCTGCAGCCCTGCTCTCCAAGgcatcaaaagaacaaaaaagggTCTTTAAAAAATTCAATAAAGCTCAACAAACACAAGACTGTAAAAACACCAACAGCTCGTCAGTGCCAGGATGATGCCAAGCACTGACGAGCTGTATACGTGGGCGCCGAGGCGACGGAGTCACAATCAAAGGACTCCTCACCCAGAATCAGTTACAGTGAAGGCCACAGACGGATGACGGTAACAGTGTGTAATGAGTTGACAATCCTGTTTGGAGGTATCCCTAACCTGATCAGCGAGTGATGTACTGAGCATGCTCATAAGTTCCCTCTCTGCCGTCAGCCTCCACATCTGCTCCCAACCGATTCGCCGCAGTCTCTCCAAGTACAGAAGAATGACGCCTGAAACCACGAAGCAGGACACTGGTTAACAATGTGACATTAACTTAAAACGTTCACTTTGGGCTAAACATTCACTCCTCAAACACTGATTCTTTGTGCTATTAAGAATGAGACGACATCAGGTTCTGTGCTGTTTGGAGCAAACCTGCCAGCTTCAGAGATTCGTCCATAAACCCGTTTACCTGTGTTGAAGCCTCTTCCCAGCGCAGGCCACGGTTTGTGGTTTTTCCATAAGTTGCCCAAGTACCAGTCACTCTGATTCTCCACCAGACCAATCACCTGCTTATCTGTGAACAAAACGACCATCAGCTGAAGAGCAAACATTTCAGGAAACATTCTTCTTTTTCAACAGGTTTTTCCCCTCAACAGTTCACaaacataataaacataaatgagCAACAATTTTCACAGTAACCAACTGCTTTTTTTCATCATTGGTTCagctagttttaaaaaaataaaaaattcttaTTTGATAGCTGATATCGAGGCTTCACATACTAAGACGCCAGTCACTCTGCTGGCAGTGTCTGCCCGCTAATGCACCTAAACCCACAGATACATCCGTACGTCTGTGGTCTGCTTGAGGAGATTTTCAGTTAACAGTAACTTACTGATGGTTGTCACTACGTGTGATGGCACACAGCagttatgaaaataaaaacagcatggatttccacattttattcacagtagaacaccgaaaacaaaaagtttaaattgagatattttattatttcatgaaaaaaatTGCTCATTTTGAAATTGATGGAACATTTTGTAACTAATGTGCCATCCAGAAACGCAAAGACGCTGCCACACGTGAACATGATCCGGAAACACTGAAGTCTCCTGCGGCCCACAGTTTACTTAAAAAGGACTGTGGCAAAGTGAAAAGTTCTTTGGTCATATGAAGTGAAGCGGTTCTTATActgtagtgcttttctactctgagcactcacaACTCTTTATACAACGTGCCTCATTTACCCAAGCACTCTTTTCTTtataagtgctttctatctaacattcagaCACATTAATACTTCGATGGATGGATCAAAGAGCAACTTGGGCTAAGACGGGGACCCAACCACCAACCTTGCAATTAACAGATAACCTGcgctacctcctgagctacagccacaccACATAGTCACCACATCCTCCGGACCAAAGAGGAAATCGATCAGCTGGCTTGTTATCAGCACTCAGTTCAAAAGCCCGGATCTTCAATTGTAGGGTGGTGCTGTTGTTACATAGAGACCGAATGCTACAGTGCGGTAAACATGTCCTGCTGCCATAAAATTCAAAATGGGCTAACATTTTTCTAAAACAAATGGTACACTGCCTCATTCTAAATGTGGTATAACttgccatgtaaataaaatatggctttAGGACATTTGCAAATTGTTGggttctgtctttatttatattttacgcACCATTCTAAGTTTTGGAATTTCACAAATTTCTCATTTATAGTTTgacatttatgtgtgtgtcagcacCCGCTGACCTTTTGGAGTTGAGCACGCAATGTTTTTGCTCCTGAGTTTGTTTTCACAGATCTGATTTTCACTCATAGCACCTCTGTAATAATGTCAGGTTTG from the Oreochromis niloticus isolate F11D_XX linkage group LG1, O_niloticus_UMD_NMBU, whole genome shotgun sequence genome contains:
- the large2 gene encoding xylosyl- and glucuronyltransferase LARGE2s, with protein sequence MNLLCRGRLKLLAASLTAIVLLTWLYLLAGNLENGRSLLLTPCLADTPAAQVLERAVLESRVREVEEENRQIRLQLSQSQGMAGQAADGNYGNQQWGASADTGPEDGDNTAEEKNNHTGCPRSPTVQKCELIHVACVCAGHNASRDVVTLVKSVLFHRRNPLHFHFITDTVANRILSSLFQSWMVPSVQVSFYDADELKSEVSWIPNKHYSGIYGLMKLTLTKALPSDLSKVIVLDTDITFATDIAELWGIFRKFTDKQVIGLVENQSDWYLGNLWKNHKPWPALGRGFNTGVILLYLERLRRIGWEQMWRLTAERELMSMLSTSLADQDIFNAFIKQNPVLVHQLPCFWNVQLSDHTRSEQCYTEVSDLKVIHWNSPKKLRVKNKHVEFFRNLYLTFLEYDGNLLRRELFGCPTQASPESIKLQKALEELDEDDQCYDFRRERLTVHRVHLYFLQYDYTPTEDNTDITLVAQLSMDRLQMLEAICKHWEGPISLALYMSDAEAQQFLRYAQASEVLKNRKNVGYHIVYKEGQFYPVNLVRNVALKNANTPYVFLTDVDFLPMYGLYDYLRKSVVQMDMAHTKKALVVPAFETLRYRLSFPKSKAELLSMLDMGTLYTFRYHVWPKGHAPTNYAKWRTATTPYKVEWEPDFEPYVVVRRECPEYDQRFVGFGWNKVSHIMELDAQEYDLMVLPNAFMIHMPHAPSFDISKFRSSSSYRNCLNTLKDEFHQDLSRKYGSAALKYLTAQRNI